In a genomic window of Paramicrobacterium chengjingii:
- the aroA gene encoding 3-phosphoshikimate 1-carboxyvinyltransferase, protein MFESKYSGPDDHLAGDRRLIDGETLWPAPTATGSLHARVALPGSKSLVNRELVLAALASGPSRLRAPLHSRDSQNMVDALRALGASIDEVDASGEFGADFLVSPGELIGSTTVECGLAGTVMRFVPPVAALALGPTTFDADDAARGRPMAGVLNALRELGVDIDPGARALPFTVHGRGSVDGGEIGVDASASSQFVSALLLSAARFDNGIELRHTGEKLPSIPHIDMTIAALRERGVDASSPQPGLWRVAPGEITGRDVAIEPDLSNAAPFLAAAIVAGGSVTVPNWPTETTQVGADLAHLLPEFGARVVHSAGGDLTVTAGDSIRAVDLDLSHAGELAPTLIALAAFADGPSRFRGIGHIRHHETDRLGALAAELTNLGGNVTEHDDGVTVRPQPLHGGAWRTYNDHRTATAGALVGIAVPGVEIVDIATTAKTLPQFPELWAGLVASGTMGNPGA, encoded by the coding sequence ATGTTCGAGTCGAAATATTCCGGTCCAGACGACCACCTTGCGGGCGACCGCCGTCTCATCGACGGTGAGACGCTCTGGCCCGCGCCGACGGCCACTGGTTCGCTCCATGCCCGCGTCGCGCTTCCCGGCTCCAAATCACTGGTCAACCGTGAGCTCGTGCTCGCGGCGCTGGCCTCTGGGCCCAGTCGTTTGAGAGCACCGCTCCACTCGCGGGACAGCCAGAACATGGTTGACGCACTTCGTGCCCTCGGGGCCAGCATTGACGAAGTCGACGCAAGCGGTGAGTTTGGTGCGGATTTTCTCGTGTCGCCTGGCGAGCTGATCGGATCAACGACAGTTGAATGCGGTCTCGCCGGAACCGTCATGCGATTCGTGCCTCCCGTCGCTGCTTTGGCCCTTGGCCCGACCACGTTCGATGCCGATGACGCGGCGCGAGGTCGACCCATGGCGGGCGTTCTCAACGCACTGCGCGAGTTAGGCGTCGATATCGATCCGGGTGCGCGTGCCCTGCCGTTCACCGTGCACGGCAGGGGTTCTGTCGACGGAGGCGAGATCGGCGTGGATGCCTCAGCGTCAAGCCAGTTCGTCTCCGCCCTCCTCCTCTCGGCCGCGCGGTTCGACAACGGAATTGAGCTTCGCCACACAGGCGAGAAACTTCCCAGCATCCCGCACATCGATATGACGATTGCTGCGCTGCGCGAGCGCGGAGTCGACGCGTCATCACCACAGCCCGGACTCTGGCGCGTCGCGCCCGGAGAGATCACGGGGCGCGATGTCGCCATCGAACCGGATCTCTCGAATGCCGCCCCATTTCTCGCCGCCGCCATCGTGGCCGGCGGGTCGGTGACCGTTCCGAATTGGCCGACCGAGACGACTCAGGTGGGTGCGGATCTGGCTCACCTGCTTCCAGAGTTCGGGGCGCGCGTCGTCCACTCGGCCGGTGGTGACCTGACGGTAACGGCGGGAGACAGCATCCGTGCCGTCGACCTTGACCTGAGTCACGCCGGTGAACTCGCACCCACTCTCATCGCCCTCGCGGCGTTCGCCGACGGCCCATCTCGGTTTCGGGGAATCGGGCATATTCGCCATCACGAGACCGACAGGCTGGGCGCCCTTGCTGCCGAGCTGACGAACCTGGGGGGAAACGTCACCGAACATGACGACGGCGTCACCGTGCGGCCACAGCCACTGCACGGCGGCGCTTGGCGCACCTATAACGACCATCGTACGGCGACGGCCGGTGCCCTCGTCGGCATCGCGGTTCCGGGCGTGGAAATCGTCGACATCGCGACGACAGCGAAGACGCTTCCGCAGTTCCCCGAACTCTGGGCCGGGCTCGTAGCATCGGGAACGATGGGCAACCCAGGCGCATGA
- a CDS encoding sigma-70 family RNA polymerase sigma factor, translating to MTVPENPTPQARDVSHALFEEQALPFLDQLYGAAMRMTKNPADAQDLVQETFVKAYAAFGQFKQGTNLKAWLYRILTNTYINLYRKKQREPYQSAIDDLEDWQLGGAQSTTASTHRSAENEAIDHMPDSAVKEALQDIPEDFRLAVYLADVEGFSYQDIAEIMKTPIGTVMSRLHRGRRMLRDRLTDYAVARGITTPTAGSTK from the coding sequence ATGACTGTGCCCGAGAACCCAACACCACAGGCGAGGGATGTCTCCCACGCTCTCTTCGAGGAGCAGGCTCTGCCCTTTCTCGACCAGCTCTACGGAGCTGCCATGCGCATGACGAAGAACCCCGCAGACGCCCAGGACCTCGTCCAAGAGACGTTCGTGAAGGCGTATGCTGCCTTTGGCCAATTCAAACAGGGAACGAACCTCAAGGCGTGGTTGTACCGCATCCTGACGAACACGTACATCAACCTGTACCGCAAGAAGCAGCGCGAGCCGTATCAGAGCGCCATTGACGACCTTGAGGACTGGCAGCTCGGGGGAGCGCAATCGACGACGGCGAGCACGCATCGCTCGGCAGAGAATGAGGCGATCGACCATATGCCCGACAGCGCGGTCAAAGAGGCGCTGCAGGACATTCCCGAGGACTTCCGTCTTGCCGTCTATTTGGCCGACGTCGAGGGCTTCAGCTATCAGGACATCGCCGAAATTATGAAGACCCCTATCGGGACCGTGATGAGCCGGCTGCACCGTGGCCGCCGGATGTTGCGCGACCGACTCACTGATTATGCCGTAGCGCGGGGCATCACGACCCCCACGGCTGGGAGCACGAAATGA
- a CDS encoding mycothiol system anti-sigma-R factor yields MTDCGCAKARRDLEEFLRNEICHTDASDIREHLAECDECTREALLARTLTETVQRACKETAPEELRAQVIARLRTATAH; encoded by the coding sequence ATGACTGATTGTGGTTGCGCAAAAGCACGCCGGGATCTCGAAGAGTTTCTGAGAAATGAGATCTGCCATACTGATGCCTCTGATATTCGGGAACACCTGGCGGAGTGCGACGAGTGCACGCGCGAAGCGCTGCTCGCCCGCACACTCACCGAGACTGTGCAGCGTGCCTGCAAAGAGACAGCTCCTGAGGAGCTGCGTGCCCAGGTGATCGCGCGCCTACGCACGGCGACTGCTCACTGA